A region of Necator americanus strain Aroian chromosome I, whole genome shotgun sequence DNA encodes the following proteins:
- a CDS encoding hypothetical protein (NECATOR_CHRI.G2600.T1), producing MHAPIAALQETRIRDRPTISTDNHTIHSGDADERKVEGCALTARSNNNNVVEKYRPKLSRCAFVRLRNHRRLKLWVVSAHAPSETAENHNKGEGERHKPRLARNHRQSRRF from the coding sequence atgcATGCACCgattgctgcattgcaggaaacacgcatcagggATCGGCCCACCATCAGCACCGACAATCACACCATCCAcagcggcgatgctgatgaaaggaaagtagaagGATGTGCATTAACTGCGAggagcaacaacaacaatgtgGTGGAGAAGTACCGACCAAAGTTGTCAAGATGCGCCTTCGTGCGATTGCGGAATCACAGACGGCTCAAACTCTGGGTCGTTAGTGCTCATGCACCTTCGGAAACCGCTGAAAACCACAACAAGGGCGAAGGCGAGCGACATAAACCACGATTagcgaggaaccaccgacaaagtcggaggttctga
- a CDS encoding hypothetical protein (NECATOR_CHRI.G2601.T2): MTPADLIDTATTCRLRKPAGRVALRGRETKRRSARTKTEENKGSSHNKKMRAICRNFRRPEFCSATLAPHNSTASATQPQSRTFAELSVTILEFIIEEERMRPRRHSVDSETSSDSWSVIQKNVEHREHSGDEIEFEPSDSEEWDSDKETDDSEKSDDEHGDSLEEFDESCATDDDGGDCEIVNEDEAMEGSGCRYYIPSEKICRSLDLLDAECCSNFDEVIRFVFPSKRDATRAVALIFFVASTALLLARSPRLAEIDEDHSTEVFASGLQSREDLGRDFAPLLRRRRRSNFSETCNRWQVSVWSATPSWSTAEPATVPATLLPAIFNSSPTVEINEDGFFSRPTMRVSAISISHYAKPRNVCRQEDVRRRRPTAAFASISDEINANSWIAAPYLLAAPISISRMAKQRRDVCNQQVRREKASPSPRTGRAQKEIHSLKLQDPLKMLTGRRLPRIAYKKAPCVAYKDLKSVPNRRPPKRPFSSKKLMHGPCYSVSPPCIDKNATTKRYKGVKAVLTRSTNRQLATYKKRPPMPSLPRLHRPCVDNKDVVKCWKTLDQRLELQPNYRSTKKHLDWFTRRGQIRADNRRL; the protein is encoded by the exons ATGACACCAGCTGATCTGATTGACACGGCGACTACTTGTCGATTACGAAAACCAGCTGGACGAGTAGCGCTGAGAGGGCGTGAAACGAAGAGACGCAGCGCACGAACAAAGACGGAGGAGAACAAGGGCAGCAGCCACAACAAGAAAATGCGCGCCATCTGCCGAAACTTCCGCCGGCCG GAGTTCTGCTCTGCCACTCTCGCACCTCACAACTCTACAGCATCCGCTACTCAGCCGCAAAGCCGTACATTTGCGGAATTATCCGTGACAATCTTGGAATTTATTATCGAAGAAGAAC GTATGCGACCTCGGCGGCATTCAGTGGATAGTGAGACATCAAGTGATTCGTGGTCTGTAATACAG AAGAACGTGGAGCATCGTGAGCACTCGGGTGACGAAATCGAGTTTGAGCCGTCGGATTCCGAAGAGTGGGACAGCGACAAG gagaCAGATGACAGCGAAAAGAGTGACGATGAGCATGGTGACTCACTAGAGGAGTTCGATGAGTCCTGTGCCACAGATGACGATGGTGGTGATTGTGAA ATTGTTAATGAAGACGAAGCCATGGAGGGGAGCGGCTGTCGCTACTACATACCGTCGGAGAAGATTTGCAGGTCGCTGGATTTACTTG ATGCGGAATGCTGTTCGAACTTCGACGAAGTGATACGATTTGTATTTCCATCGAAGAGAGATGCAACTCGGGCTGTCGCGCTCATCTTCTTCGTTGCATCCACAGCACTTCTTTTGGCGAGGAGCCCGCGTCTAGCCGAGATCGACGAAGATCACTCGACTGAG GTTTTTGCTTCCGGTCTGCAGAGCCGGGAGGACCTCGGGCGAGATTTTGCTCCGTTGCTTCGCCGTCGACGTCGCTCTAATTTCTCTGAAACG TGTAACCGCTGGCAGGTGTCTGTTTGGTCAGCAACTCCGTCATGGAGCACGGCGGAACCAGCAACAGTCCCTGCCACGTTACTTCCTGCTATTTTCAATTCTTCGCCAACAGTAGAG ATCAATGAAGACGGATTCTTTTCACGTCCTACAATGAGGGTTTCCGCGATCTCCATTTCTCACTATGCTAAG CCTCGAAACGTGTGTCGGCAGGAGGACGTTCGTCGTCGACGACCAACGGCTGCGTTCGCTTCGATTTCCGACGAG ATCAACGCTAACTCATGGATCGCCGCGCCGTATCTGCTCGCCGCTCCGATATCGATCTCTCGGATGGCTAAG CAGCGGCGCGACGTCTGCAACCAGCAAGTGAGGCGTGAAAAAGCGTCGCCTTCGCCAAGGACTGGTCGCGCGCAGAAG GAAATTCATTCTTTGAAACTCCAAGATCCACTGAAAATGCTTACCGGACGACGTCTACCTAGAATCGCATACAAGAAGGCGCCATGCGTCGCTTACAAAG aTCTTAAGTCCGTCCCCAATCGTCGTCCACCCAAACGCCcattttcttccaagaaaCTGATGCATGGTCCATGTTATTCTGTCTCTCCACCATGTATCGATAAAAATGCAACCACGAAGCGCTACAAAG GCGTTAAAGCAGTTCTGACTCGTTCAACGAACAGACAACTGGCCACATACAAAAAACGCCCACCAATGCCATCCTTGCCTCGTTTACACCGACCCTGTGTGGACAATAAAGACGTGGTGAAGTGCTGGAAAACACTCGACCAACGGCTCGAACTCCAACCGAACTACCGCAGCACAAAGAAGCACCTCGATTGGTTCACACGACGTGGTCAAATCAGAGCCGATAATCGGCGACTTTAA
- a CDS encoding hypothetical protein (NECATOR_CHRI.G2601.T1): MRPRRHSVDSETSSDSWSVIQKNVEHREHSGDEIEFEPSDSEEWDSDKETDDSEKSDDEHGDSLEEFDESCATDDDGGDCEIVNEDEAMEGSGCRYYIPSEKICRSLDLLDAECCSNFDEVIRFVFPSKRDATRAVALIFFVASTALLLARSPRLAEIDEDHSTEVFASGLQSREDLGRDFAPLLRRRRRSNFSETCNRWQVSVWSATPSWSTAEPATVPATLLPAIFNSSPTVEINEDGFFSRPTMRVSAISISHYAKPRNVCRQEDVRRRRPTAAFASISDEINANSWIAAPYLLAAPISISRMAKQRRDVCNQQVRREKASPSPRTGRAQKEIHSLKLQDPLKMLTGRRLPRIAYKKAPCVAYKDLKSVPNRRPPKRPFSSKKLMHGPCYSVSPPCIDKNATTKRYKGVKAVLTRSTNRQLATYKKRPPMPSLPRLHRPCVDNKDVVKCWKTLDQRLELQPNYRSTKKHLDWFTRRGQIRADNRRL, encoded by the exons ATGCGACCTCGGCGGCATTCAGTGGATAGTGAGACATCAAGTGATTCGTGGTCTGTAATACAG AAGAACGTGGAGCATCGTGAGCACTCGGGTGACGAAATCGAGTTTGAGCCGTCGGATTCCGAAGAGTGGGACAGCGACAAG gagaCAGATGACAGCGAAAAGAGTGACGATGAGCATGGTGACTCACTAGAGGAGTTCGATGAGTCCTGTGCCACAGATGACGATGGTGGTGATTGTGAA ATTGTTAATGAAGACGAAGCCATGGAGGGGAGCGGCTGTCGCTACTACATACCGTCGGAGAAGATTTGCAGGTCGCTGGATTTACTTG ATGCGGAATGCTGTTCGAACTTCGACGAAGTGATACGATTTGTATTTCCATCGAAGAGAGATGCAACTCGGGCTGTCGCGCTCATCTTCTTCGTTGCATCCACAGCACTTCTTTTGGCGAGGAGCCCGCGTCTAGCCGAGATCGACGAAGATCACTCGACTGAG GTTTTTGCTTCCGGTCTGCAGAGCCGGGAGGACCTCGGGCGAGATTTTGCTCCGTTGCTTCGCCGTCGACGTCGCTCTAATTTCTCTGAAACG TGTAACCGCTGGCAGGTGTCTGTTTGGTCAGCAACTCCGTCATGGAGCACGGCGGAACCAGCAACAGTCCCTGCCACGTTACTTCCTGCTATTTTCAATTCTTCGCCAACAGTAGAG ATCAATGAAGACGGATTCTTTTCACGTCCTACAATGAGGGTTTCCGCGATCTCCATTTCTCACTATGCTAAG CCTCGAAACGTGTGTCGGCAGGAGGACGTTCGTCGTCGACGACCAACGGCTGCGTTCGCTTCGATTTCCGACGAG ATCAACGCTAACTCATGGATCGCCGCGCCGTATCTGCTCGCCGCTCCGATATCGATCTCTCGGATGGCTAAG CAGCGGCGCGACGTCTGCAACCAGCAAGTGAGGCGTGAAAAAGCGTCGCCTTCGCCAAGGACTGGTCGCGCGCAGAAG GAAATTCATTCTTTGAAACTCCAAGATCCACTGAAAATGCTTACCGGACGACGTCTACCTAGAATCGCATACAAGAAGGCGCCATGCGTCGCTTACAAAG aTCTTAAGTCCGTCCCCAATCGTCGTCCACCCAAACGCCcattttcttccaagaaaCTGATGCATGGTCCATGTTATTCTGTCTCTCCACCATGTATCGATAAAAATGCAACCACGAAGCGCTACAAAG GCGTTAAAGCAGTTCTGACTCGTTCAACGAACAGACAACTGGCCACATACAAAAAACGCCCACCAATGCCATCCTTGCCTCGTTTACACCGACCCTGTGTGGACAATAAAGACGTGGTGAAGTGCTGGAAAACACTCGACCAACGGCTCGAACTCCAACCGAACTACCGCAGCACAAAGAAGCACCTCGATTGGTTCACACGACGTGGTCAAATCAGAGCCGATAATCGGCGACTTTAA